Genomic window (Lycium barbarum isolate Lr01 chromosome 2, ASM1917538v2, whole genome shotgun sequence):
AATAGAAAATAGTATAATTTATTCTAATAGTACGTAGACCACGAGAAAGAGAGTCAAATAAGTAGTGGGAAGGAACTCAGAGACTTTCTTAAATGATGGAAGATCACTTTCCGTGTGAAAATATGAATATTGGTGGTTGGTTAAGAATATAAGTACGTGAATAAGTGTATTAATGTATACTACCTGCCTTcggaaaataaataataaatgaagAAAACCCTAAATCACATAAAATTAAATAGTAGTAGTATATTATTGAAATAATTATATTCCGTGTCTATTTCATTAGCTGAGGTATCAATATATACAAGAGATACAATCTAATTCTAGGCGCCAATTATGGCTCATTATGCTAACAATATTTGACTAATTATGCTAACAAATCATTTACATTATTTTACACCTAAggaatatatttacatatattctAACActcccccgcagtcgaaacgggagactttcgaacgctgagactgtcccgaaaatcttcaaacaAGACTTGTGGAAGGCccttagtgaaaatatcggcaatCTGATAACTAGACAGAACATGTAGTACACGAACCTGtccacgggcaactttctcacgaacaaagtggatgtccatttcaatatgtttggtgcgctgatgttgtaTGGGATTTCCTGAAAGGTATATGGCActcacattatcacaataaaccagtGTTGCCTTACGTATCGGACAATGTAACTCCAATAGAAGATTACGGATCCAGCAGGActcggagacaacattagcaacccctctaTACTCTGCCTCGGCACTGGATCGAGAAAGAGTGGGTTGGCGTTTGGAAGACCAAGAGATCAAGTTATCTCCAAGAAACACACAATAACCAGACGTCGAACGACGTGTGTCAGGGCAACCTCCCCAATCAGCATTGGTATAAGAAATGAGATCAGCAACTGAGGAGGGATAGAGATGCAAACCATAATCAAGTGTGCCCTGAATGTACCGGATAATACGCTTGAGGGCGTGCTTGATCATCACTCGGAGCATGCATGTGTAAGCAAACCTGTTGaacagcataagaaatatccgACCGTGTGAATgtgagatactgaagagcacctgcaagactGCGGTAATGACTCGGATCATCATACAAAGCACCAGAACTGCTGCTCACTTTTGGCTTAGTATCAACAGGGGTAAAAAATGGCTTACAGGAAGACATGCCAGCACGATCAATTATCTCTTCCGCATACTTACGTTGCGAAAGAAACATACCATCCTTGCGACGAGAGACAACAATGCCAAGGAAATAATTCAAGGGACccagatccttcatagcaaattccgagGCTAGAAGTGTCATAATCGAGCATCTGAGTGAATCTGAGGAAGcagtgagaataatatcatcaacatataataAAATGTATGCCATACGGGACCTCTTCTGGTAGATGAACAAAGAATTATCAGATCTGCTGTTAGTAAAACCAATGGAAGTTACATAGTCTGCAAACCGTTTATACCATGCCCGTGGAGCCTGTTAAAGTCCATACAAAGACTTACGTAACAAACATACATGATCTGGATGAGTGGGATCCCTGAATCCCATAGGTTGATGCATGTACACTGTTTCCTTAAGTACACCATGGAGAAAAGCATTTTTAGCATCCAGTTGATGGATGGGCCAATGCTTGGACAAGGAGAGACTAAGAACCGTGCGGATCATTGCCGGTTTAACTACCGGACTGAAAGTTTccccacaatcaatgccaacctgttcagttttgccatcacctacaagacgggccttatgcctctcaaaatcaccattagctTTTTCCTTATGAGAGAAAATCCACATTcaacgaataacattcacattaggtggacggggaaccaactcccacgtcttattagTAATAAGAGCATCCAATTCATCATtcatagccattttccaattcaGGTCACGAATGGCGATTAAAGGGGTACGAGGTAAAGGAGACTTCATAACCGTGGTATTTAAATTAAACAgttgttttggcttaaaaatacctCTTTGACTACGGGTCACCATTCGGGGTTGATTCGCGGAGATTGGCAGGGAAGGAGGAATTGGAGTGGGTGGTGAGGAGTGTGAAGGGAGAGGCTGGGCCCAATGTGGAGGAGAGGGAGAGGCCGGCTGGTTAGATTGCTGGGCCGGCCCAGCAGCTGACAAGGGTGAAGTATTGGCAGCGTGTGTATGGGCAGGAGCTGGGCAACACGGTTGGGCCGTGGAAAGGGGAGGAGTGGCAGTCTGGACCACAGCCTGATAGGGGGGGTGCAGGCTGGGCCGCAGCTTGACTGTGGCCTGGGCTGGACTATGCAGCAGTAGACGTTGTTAAATGATGGATCAAATATGGGGAGAGTCCGTCATCTAAAAAATCATAAGTGTGAGAGGAAGGGGCATGTATTTTGGATAAGGGAAACACACTTTCATCAAAGATCACGTGGCGACAAACAATGattttgttggacgataaatcaTAGCATTTGTAGCCCCTATGGTTCGTAGGATATCCCAAAAAAACATAAGGAGTGGACCGTGCTTGTAATTTGTGGATAGTGGTGGACGGAAAAAGAGGGTAACACAGACACCCAAAAACCCGCACATGAGAGTAAGACGGTTTCCGTTGGTACAAGACCTCAATAGGAGAAGCATGACTCAATAGCTTGCTTGGTAAAACATTAATAAGATATGTTGCCATTTGTAAAGCATGATGCCAAAAGGAAGGAGGAAGGGATGCATGGGCAAGAAGAGTCCTAGTGATATTATTGATAGATCGAATTTTCCgttcggctttcccattttgtgaAGAAGTGTGAGGACAAGatagacggaaagacatcccattagactcacaaaattttccaaactGACCATTGTCATactcccgcccattatcacattgaacaTTTTTAATATTACGCTCAAATTGAGTTTGAATGTGGGCTTTTAAAGCTAAGAATTTTGCATAAACGTCGGACTTCTTAGCTATTGGAAAAGTCCATAAGAACTTGGAATAATCATCCAAAAACAAAACATAATAACGATGTCCCATGGAACTCAAAAtaggagatgtccataaatcactatgaataatgtcaaacggCAACAATGTTTCAGAAATTGATGAATTAAATGGCATCTTAATGTGTTTACCAAAAATAcaagaacgacaaatactagaaCTACTAGATTTagtacattcaatgcttttattaagtCTAAGATAgtccaaaatagaagctcccgggtgaCCCAAACGATCATGACAAAGAGTAGAAGATAAAGCCGCAAAGCTGGATGGAGTGGTGGAAGGATTTTTGAATGTGGTGATGGGATAAAGGTCGCCCCGGCTATCACACCGCATTAGAGCCATCCCCGTCcgaaaatccttcacagaaaacccaaaaGGATCAAATGCAACAGTCACAGAATTATTAGTGGTAAACTTACGGACTGAGATTAAATTTTTAATGAGTTTAGGAGCATGAAGGACATTTCGTAAGGTTAAGGGGGGATTTGGGGAAGGCAAACTAGTATGAAcacaaccacgaattggaattgaatgaccattcccaacaacaataccagaattatgattgctcaaattaaaataagacgagagattaccAGATGTGGATGTCATATGAGAGGTAGCACCGGTGTCCATATACCAAATTGGGTCGGGTGGATTCAAGCTCATCGTGTGCATTGCTGACTCAATATCCGTTGGAACGTAGGTTGGAACATACGAGCCCATAGGGGCTGCTGTGGCTGTGTACAACTGTTGGGGATGAGGGCCCAACACACTCTGTTGGTACTGTGGCCGTGTTGGGCCTGCTGTAACTGGACGAGCCCAACTTTGAGTTGGATATGGGCAAGGTGGAGGGGTGTAAGGCACCCATTGCCACTGCCAAGAACCCTGACCCGTGGGTGCTGACCCATGAGACTGTCCACCGCCGTTTCTCCCGCCACCGTTGTTCCGTCCACCGGAACCGCCGGACCCATGTTTGCTGCCACCCGTATTCCTGCCGCCAGAACCAGACCTACCTTTCCGGCTGGAGTTGTTGCGGTTGTGGTGTTTGTTTTTCCCACGATAATGGTGAGAGTTGTCGGGTGGGGGAGCAGTGTCCTCTGACGCGACCAGCATTGCAGTGCTGCCACCAAGCGCCGCCTGTGCCGCGAGTTCGCGTTCCTTCAAAAGAAGAGAGGAGCGTGCCTCGCTGAATGGTGGAAGAGGCTTCGCGTGCCGAATCTGCGTACCAATTCCCTTATACGCCTCACTGAGGCCAGAAACTAACTGGAGCACGAGTCGGCTGTTGGTGACTGGGGAGCCGACATTCTTCAGGTGGTCGGAGAGGCTTTTCAGTCGCTGACAATAGGCAGAACCATTCGAAAAATCCTCCAGACGGGTATGAGTGAATTCTTGTTCAAGAAGTACCGCGCGAGAATTCTGATGATCCTGAAATATGTCCCGTAAACAATTCCATGCCTCTATTGTTGTGGCTTCCGGTTCAAGAATAGTGTTCAGGAGGTCCGTGGATATGGTGGAATAAATCCACTGTAGAACAGTTGCGTCAAGGGTGGACCAAAGTTCGATCTCAACATCGGTTTTAGGAGCCGGCTTCTCCTTCCCTGGAGGTGGAGGGATGATATGATGGAGCACCTTGTGTGAGCGAGCATGGATTTTTAAAAGCTCCGCCCACGTCCCGTATTGCACGTTTTCCATCTCTAGAACGATGGAGATATGATTTCGGATATTCGAAACCGTTAGAGCCGGATGGAAGGAAGAACCACCAGTGGACTTGCCATCAGAGTTGCTGTCAGACATGGTGGCTTAGAGAAGAAGATAacggagtgtcacgacccaaccccgtgggccgcgactggtaccctaactgggtacccgtacatacctacctggccgaatctcatatcatacagattttttttttaaaacagatgttacagaagtaggccgatacagatacgacaggcgcgcaacatatatatatgtatatacctgaacatgcagacatttacagataagccgataaggctaacatacagacaaaacccgtaacccacacatctatctacaggcctctacagacatacagaatcatatgacgggacagggccccgccgtacccagaatttccatacatacagaacatacggaagaacagaagatatataccaaaagtatatgctccggatcgaaggagctcttcaaacagcagagtcagaaacctacgctggcggcgtatcgcctggtgcgtttgtacctgcgggcatgtagcgcagcccccgaagaaccgggggtcagtacaaaaatgtaccgagtatgtaaagcagaaatatatcaaacaaaatcatgatctggaccgaaagcacaaaaatataatagacaggctcataagccggacagacagagtcatagtcccgacagacggatagaatcatggtccagacagacaaaatcagaatccctacggacatacagaatcggaatccatacggacatacggaatcataaccagtcggacagataatccggacggacagacagaatcataaccagtcggacagatggtccggacggacagacagaatcataaccagtcggacagatgatccggacggacagacagaatcataaccagtcggacagatgatccggacggacagacagaatcataaccagtcggacagatgatccggacggacagacagaatcgtaacccgtcggtcagataatccagacggacagacagaagcgtaaatcatatagacagacagaatcacacatagggtacaggaacgtggtcgccactcctgccattggcaccacaatacgtcagatatcagaaattcttctccgatctccgtcacacatcataacataaccacggtacccgggggcggatagataacacagcaccccgagcccggacacatcatacttcgtaatttatcctcggtaaccggggacggacatataacacagtaccccggaaccggacacatcatacttcggaattcacatatggggctcgacggcccaccgcacgatatacgtaccggtccgggatccggtgaaaggaatcatagcacatgcacgaactgattaatgaaaaaccacatacgtacagatcgtcgtacagattcaacggaacagaaataggccaactggcagatcgattaatcaaagtattcagatagttttcaaactacgcgcctacacgtcacttggggaggcacgaccgatcataacccgaactagattttcagatatcaaaatcatattgtgagatttatataaaaacagtcatattatgttcaaaatgatagttcagatgttgcctgtgaaaaacagacggaaatgaggcaatttagatcattcacggggtatcggggctccgtgggcccacctcggaccaactcgaggcaagatacataaattactgataaaagactttatgaggtcacccataatcattcggaagtattccgactccgtttaggaaggtttcgtacaaaagcatactttaaagatattttataaggacatggtttcaatcttactgaaggaattggagcagatttccatatcgaattccgaggaacggagtcgtatttaaggctcgcggccgagcctattatgttcagaacatgcctaagaatgaagggaaaggctttacataccttagctgcgtcttacgcttgtccaaattcaattcccgtttcgctcaaaatctacaaatggtaacatttaccaattgtcaatagtaagacttttagcattctttaattcactatttgtctacagaaatttgggcagcatctcccctgcttatatgcctagcccgaatttttaattcagcagtcaacaacacaacaacaataccaacatcaataatatccttttttcatatcaacatattccataaaacagcccacacgctgttttccaactttcctaactaattaactcagtatacaattatttaatcgcgtcttcttcgtaaataaactagtattaacacaaataggaagagattcatacctttctccttttaatattgttgtatcttccctttttcaccttatttttatgccacaacacaccgccatacgattctgcagtgaaaattatacgctatccggactgaaattgggaaattatacctggtttgggctaaaatttggtggtggaaagttgggaaattttctgggatttttggggtggtgttcgtggctttggactgaaaatgagggggtctccccctctttataattgttttggaagctgccagaagcagctagaaaagtgctcatcgcgattgcgctgccttctggcgcgatcgcgtagagtaaatggtttccttctgcgcgttcgcgccccctctaggcgcgttcgcgcagggttaaaatttctaactggatgttcgttcagtaaaacggtcataacttttgatcccgatatcgtatgagggcccacgacctatggatggaaagataattcaattatctacaacttttatttctgggcgttttcccaaattccaaacttataataccgtttttgcccctagaagtcagatcatccgaaaatgcttccttaaattgtccttttggagggcttccactttgatttggcccaagggtccttcttgagttgtgtttaacttcacatatgtgagttatataatttgtcacatgtcccaaaaaaaatcttgacgtgtgggccccacctcagcttacaaataattcgacgttcgaaaatgcaggatataacacggAGGGAGAAGAAGAAGCAGTTAGGGCACAgcggaagaagaggaagaaaacCCTAGCTGACTGATACCATGAAATAATTATATTCCGTGTCTATTTCATTAGCTGAGGTATCAATATATACAAGAGATACAATCTAATTCTAGGCGCCAATTACAGCTCATTATGCTAACAATATTTGACTAATTATGCTAACAAATCATTTACATTATTTTACACCTAAggaatatatttacatatattctaacaattatcttttttttttggctccgTTTTATTTCTTATTTCCCTATTTGTTTCCTTTTTCATTAGAGCGATATACAGAAATAAAATCAATGGGCAGGGATACCAAAAatcattaaagaaaaaaaaaagtgtcttGATGAATATATAGCAACGAACAAAAGTTGAAGATGGATATGAACATTAAATTCATGGACTATTTTGTCcctttttttctatttttctggaaataaattatgtacacaaaaatcAATCCACTGTATTTTTTCTTCTTGTGTTTACTATTTCTATCTAACAAGTGTTTGCTCTTTTGAGCCTACTTAAAATGGATACGAAGATAATAAATTCATAGGTATACAAGGAGAACTCCTCCATGCCTTTGCATGAAATTTGAGAATTTCTCTAGCTCTATCCTTAGCCTTACTTCCACAATCAACTTGAAGCACCAAACAAAGCTTTGCCACCACACCCAAACTCAACATCTCTTGAACAACACTTGGTGTTGCTGAAAACTTTGAGATTGAATGCAAAATCTTGATAGCCCTTTCACTCCCTACTTTAGAAACCCTAAGGATTTTCTTGGAAAGTATGGATAATCCTCCGGCATGCTTCAATAGTTCAGCTCTCCCTTCGGCACTCTGACAAATTTGATCCAGCAAAATTAGCATCAATTCACAAGCCCTTTTCTCCGATGAATCGAGTAGAAGATCCACTAAAACCCTAACAGCTCCTGCCTCAGCTGCTTTCACTTTGTTCCTCCCAAACGGACACGTATGCACTAGCACTTGCAATGATGCTTTAGTCGCCTTTTGAGAGATCTCATCCCTCAAGACTTGAACCACTTGGATGAAGAATTCTTGCTTCAAGCTAAAAATTAGAGTTGGTGTGGATGCTTCGAACATGTCTTTCATGAGCATAACCGCGTAAGCCCTAGACTCGTAGCTCCCTCGTTGCATGACACGTGTCAATGACTCGATGAACTCGCTGCTTCCACTTGTGATGAGTGACCTCAATCCATGTTAGGATAATTTGAGTTTGTAAAGGATGCTTAGTGCTTCGTCTTGAGTACTCGTAAGACCCTCTTCGTCTGATACTTCATTCGTATTATTTATAATAGAAGCCAAAAACTCTGCTGCTCCCGCGGATTCCATGCAGCGTTTGTTAGCGTAGTTCTCAGAGGCGATGGATTTTAGGGTGTTGAGGGATTTCATTTGCATTTTAGATGATTTCGCTTCTTTGAGGAGCTTTATGATCTGGGGTTTGCTGACCGGAGGCCTCGGTGTAGGGAACCTTTCGATGCCATAGGAAGCGTTGAGAGTGCACCACGATTGGATTAATCGTCGGAGAGTGACGTTTGGGGTCATCTCTATGCCTGTGAGGGACTTTTTGGTGGCCGGGCAAGTATTATTCTTGTTGGAAAATATCCATTTTTCGATGTTTTCTCGATCATATGTTATTCCGGTTGAGATCGTAACTGGGTCTTTCATCATCTCTAGAGAAATTGGACAAATAAAATAAGGGGGGACTTGAATTTCTTCCATTTGTTTATTTTGGGGAACTTCAAGATTCAAAGAAGGAGAATCCAAGAAAGTTGCAAATATATATATGAGAAACAACCAGTAGTCTCTTTTAAGTAGATGAAGAATTAGTTGGAGCTTTGTTGAGACTTACAGAGAAGATAAGTAGTGAATTGGTTTGAAGAATGAGAGGGTTTGGTTCTGGTTTTATATACGAGTGGGAGAAAGAGATTTTTAAGTCAAAACACGTTAAATTTAAGTAGGACAAAGACCTTTCCAAGGGTGTGTTTTATAATTTAATATACTTTTAAGAGCTCGAGGAAATAATCCATAATGTACATTGGCCAACTGGCCAAGTGCATGTACGTAGGAAAAAGAGAACACATTTTgactaaaaaattaaaatacataTTCAGTTTTCTTCTATGTATAATAACTCGTGTTTTATTAGTGTGAGAAAGCGACACTTGCCGACAAAGACACCTACTCTTATCTGTGTAATGTAATTTAATTGAGCATGAaacttaaaaataataatttatatgatAGATTTCATACATTTAATTTAAGTGATTATACAAATAGGTTATTTAAGCTAAATAAGAAATGCAAAATCAAactatttcaaatataaaaaaatatatttcaataAAACTAGTAT
Coding sequences:
- the LOC132625926 gene encoding E3 ubiquitin-protein ligase PUB22-like, coding for MQRGSYESRAYAVMLMKDMFEASTPTLIFSLKQEFFIQVVQVLRDEISQKATKASLQVLVHTCPFGRNKVKAAEAGAVRVLVDLLLDSSEKRACELMLILLDQICQSAEGRAELLKHAGGLSILSKKILRVSKVGSERAIKILHSISKFSATPSVVQEMLSLGVVAKLCLVLQVDCGSKAKDRAREILKFHAKAWRSSPCIPMNLLSSYPF